CGCCGAACCAGCCTACATACAGGCGGTTGTCGGTTGATGTAACCCAATCGCAAAACCGTTGCCATACGTTGGCGCTTTCGCGTCTTTGTAAGGTTGTGGTCATGTTTTTATGATTGCTTTGAATTTTCTAGGTTCGAGGTAGTAATTTCTCTACCTTGTTTTCAAGATTAACTCATCTATTGAGTTTTGTAAAGCTTTTTCAACAAAAATTTTTTCGGCTTCCTGATTCAGCCTGGAGGCCATTTCATCTGGCGTCCGCCCAGAATGTGCAAATGTAGATGGGGTACGGTTTGCCCCCCATCCGAGCCGGTGTTAATGACAACGCGGTAGCCGTTGTCGAGTCCGGCTTTTTCTGCAACATTCTTAACAATCAGTAACAAGTGACCCAGGAGGTCGCGATCCTGAGAATCGGCATCAGCAAGCTGGCGAATCGGCTGCTTGGGAATCACGAGAATGTGAACGGGGGCTTGGGGTTGAATGTCTTTAAAGGCAAGTGCCAGGTCATCCTCATACACAATGTCTGCGGGGATTTCGCGGCGGATTATCTTGCTGAAGATGGTTTCTGTCGTTTCACTCATGTTGCTT
This genomic window from Coleofasciculus sp. FACHB-T130 contains:
- a CDS encoding histidine triad nucleotide-binding protein, translating into MSETTETIFSKIIRREIPADIVYEDDLALAFKDIQPQAPVHILVIPKQPIRQLADADSQDRDLLGHLLLIVKNVAEKAGLDNGYRVVINTGSDGGQTVPHLHLHILGGRQMKWPPG